The nucleotide window ATCTTATGAAGAAAAATATAATTCGTTTTTTGATTGGTTTTGGGGGCAACGTATTCGCTATTGGCCAGAGCGAGAAAAGCAATAACAACTGATGCGCCAATTATAGGAAAAGTTATTCCGGTCACACTGATACCGCATGCCTTCATTGCGGTGAACTCGTTTTGCCTTGCCAGCGAGGCGAGTGTGATGACAGTAGCCAAGAGTACAGCTTGCGGTGCCATATAACCACCAATGAAAGGTATTTTGTAGACATAGTAGGTAACGAGGTCAGTGATAGGAGAATTCTTGGCCATGAACTCATCCACCCGTTCAAAAAAATCAATGATCAAATAAATCCCTATCAAACCTGATACGGTAAGCAGGTAGACTTTTATAAACATGAGTAAAACGTATTTTTTTAAAATCATCATGGCCGGGTAGCCTTACTATTTAATTAAGCGCAGGTATTGCCTGTTTCAAAACATTACCCAAGGGTTCAAGGTCTGGTCGCGAGTCAATGGTATGCCGGACATATTGCAAAGTAGGAGGCAAATATTCCAGGTACCGTTCATTATCATGTTCCATGTATTGAAATGCAAAGGTGCCAATAGCCTTCAGGTTTCTTTGGATCGACATCAAATCAAAAATACTCAGGAAATGGGAACGGGAAACAGGTTCCCCCTCTTCATTCTCGATCAGTTCGAGGTAATAATTCAGCAGTTCAGTTCTGGTTTCTTCTTTCAGTACTACATAAGAGTCTTTTAGAAGGGAGGCAAGATCATATTGACGCGGTCCCATTCTGGCGTCCTGGAAATCAAGGAGCAGAAGGTTGTTATCCCGAATCATCAGGTTCCTTGAATGAAAATCCCGGTGAACGAAAAACTGTTTTTGCTCTGACAGGGGTTTGCATATAGTTAAAAGAGCCGTCCGAATTTTTGATGTTTCATCCTGTTTTAATCCGCGCTTCAGATACCCTTGAATATAATGTTTTATCATAAAGTCCATTTCCCACATCAGCTTTTCAACATCAAACTTCAATGTGTAGGCGGGGCAATAGGGTCGCATATTTTTGGTGACGCGAGTCTGCATGGTCACAATAAGCTCAATGGCCTTTTTGTACCAGAAAATGATTTCACCTGGGGAACGGCGGGCAATATCTTCCAGGTGAACATCTCCGCCATCTTCCAGGAAAATGAGACCGCGTTTGGCATCGTAATATAAAATTTCGGGAACCGGTATGCCCTGGTGAATCAGGAATTTTTGCATACGGTTGAAGTCCGGTTCCTTTTCACAATCAGGTTCCTTCAATTGCATGACAATGATCGATGACTCCTGCGAGTTTTGCAGAGTATAGTTAACCCGGAAATAGCTTCTGTCCGATGCATCTCCTTTAAGAGTGAAAAACTCAAAGCGTGAGACAGGTTTTTTGACGAGAGGTTCTAACCAGGATTTTAAATAAGCCCCGTCAAATCTACCCTTGGGTAAATCACCTTCATGGTTTGATTTTGCATTAAAAAATTCCATTTTTTAAAAAAACTATTTCCTTTATTGGGCATCTAATGTAGCATCCAGTTTTTTACTTAACCTGTACGGAGATTTACTGATGCCGAAACCAAGTTATCATATTTTAGTGTGTACCAACAGCCGGCCTCCGGGACATCCAAGGGGTTCCTGTGGAGAAAACGGTTCCAATGCCATATTTGAAAAAATTGCAATGGGTGTGGAACAAAAAGGGCTGTTTGGCAAATGCATGGTTGCTAATACCGGGTGTCTTGGCCCTTGTGGCGTGGGCCCTGTTGTTATTGTTTACCCCGATGGAGTCTGGTACCAGAAGGTTCAACCAGAAGATGTGGATGAAATTCTTGATTCGCACATTGCCCAGGGTAAAAAAGTTGACCGTCTGGAAGTCCCTGATGAACTCTGGGGATAACCCCACTGTAAAAGCTTTAATCTTTCAAAAGCTTTTAAAGACGATCAAACTTTTAATATTACAACCCTCTTTCCTTTTCGGGAAAGGGGGTTTTTTCGTCTCGAGCCAGTCTTTGCAACTGCGCCCATAATTCTTTCCGGCCTGTATGTTTTGTACTTGAATAGATAGTAAAATCCAGTGCGTTTTTTCCCATGAATGCGGATTTAATTATTTTAACCTGTTTGCTGCGTTCTGAGCTTGAAAGTTTATCGGCTTTTGTGATTACTAGAATATAGTTCCTGTCCAGGTCTTCGAGCCATTCTTTCAATGTCAAGTCCAGTTCAGTAGGTTTTCTCCTGATATCAACGATAAATATGACGGCAGTGAGATTTTCGCGCCGAGTCAGGTATTCATCTATCATAACTTTCCATTTTTTTTGCAAGGCCGGAGTAACCCGGGCAAACCCGTATCCGGGAAGGTCAACAAACATCATTGTGTCATTGATATTGAAGAAATTTATTTCCCGGGTTTTCCCGGGAGAAGAACTGACGCGCACCATTTTCTTGCGGTTGAGCAAAGATTTGATGAGGGAAGATTTGCCGACATTGGAACGGCCAACAAAAGCAAATTCAGGATACCCACCTTTTGGGTATTGCTTTGCTGAAACGGCCCCGACCATGAATTCTGCAGAGATTATTTTCATAGTCCGAATTTATTAATGACCAGTCCCGATAAAAGTTTGGGATAGAAAAAGGTGGCTTTTTGCGGTAGACGTACGCCATTTTCCGCCAAACGCCGCACATGTTCAATTAGAGTGGGATTCATGAAAAACGCCAGATCGTAATTTTCGTTATCAACCATTCCCATCGCTTCTTCGGAGTTTACCTTGTAAGAAACATATTGTTGTCCGGACTTTTCCCGGGTATCAATCTTCAGGAAGTGTCTCAAAAGGAGGGCGTGGAGTTGGGCTACATCAAGAACCTGCATATCTTCAGGTTCATTATCGTCTAAAAAGGGAAAAATATTTTTTACATCCTTCACTTTGAGGATATATGAATGGTCTTTCCCCATGTAAGCGCAGAAAGTTATCTGGGAATTCCCCATTTCCTTCAATTTTGTTTTTACTTCAGTTCCATTCATTGGGCCAGACCATTTGCTGATGTCAAAATATTCAGCAGCTTTCTCAAGGAAAGATTCGCGATCAAAAGGATCAGGGCTTTTCACAACACGATGAATCGGGAAGATGGACATAGAGTCCGAATCCAAATTTGTCAGGAACATCATAACGTGGGCGCTGTCTTCTACTTTGTCTTGATTTCTTTCCGCGAAGTCTAATGCTGTTTCATATCGGTGATGCCCATCTGCGATATATATTTTTTTATCCTGGATATTATCTGAAATTTGCCGGCAAACCGCTGGATTATTCAAACGCCAGATCCGATGGACTACGCTGCCATCATCAATGACTGAAAAGGGTNNNNNNNNNNNNNNNNNNNNNNNNNNNNNNNNNNNNNNNNNNNNNNNNNNNNNNNNNNNNNNNNNNNNNNNNNNNNNNNNNNNNNNNNNNNNNNNNNNNNTCAGATTTTCTTCGTCACTGATCAGGTTATCAATATTTCCTTCAGGATCGGAAAACAATCCAAATATGGGGCTGAAATTTGCATGGCAGGCATTGAGCAATCGAGTGCGATCGGTTTTTGCTTTGGACAGTGTGAACTCATGTGGCAGGATATTTCCTCCACTGAACGGTTCAGCTTTGACTCTGGCAAAAAAACCTGTGCGGCAGAATTGCATTCCCTCAAACTCATACTCCTGACTGTATACATAAAACCCTGGTTGGGGGTCACGAACCAACACTCCTTCTTCCAGCCACTGCTGGAATGTAGATGCGGAACGCGTATAGCGATTGTCCATTTCAGAATCGGTAGAAAACTCTTTGCCCAAAATAAGGCGCACAACATTATGCGGATTCTTTTGATAAAGAGTCTCCTGGAGAGCTGGGGAAATCACATCATAAGGAGGAGCGGTCACCTCGATCAAAGGTCCTGAAACTTTGGTGTTATACAGCAGACCGTGGAATGGTATTACTTCAAGCATAATGGGATCTCTTGTTTAAAAATCATGCGGGAAGGAGAGGTTTCCTGTTTTACAGGATACGATTATAGCAAACCACTATGAAGGGGCCAACCATCGAACTGCAGGAGCTATCTCCCCTTGCTAGAGGGCCTCACATTGGCACAACTCCCGTATGTAACGGACCAGGGAATGTATAGTTCCTTCATCTAAAGTATGTCCCCATGCGGGCATGCATGGAGCACGTCCAACTGAAAGTCCACCAAACTTTATAGCTTCATAAAGCTGCTCATCGGTTCGTGTTTCGAGATATTCGGCTTTGGTGTGGTTGCGGGGCGGGACGGTTAGAAACTTGGCGTTTATACCGTTGCCTTTTCCTTTCACACCATGACACTGTGCGCAGTACCACTGGTAGGTTTGACGTGTTTCATTTGTAACCTGTGCTGACTCATGTTGCGGGGTCTGTGGGATGACTTCAGTTGCTTGTTGTTGTGTGGGTGGTTTGTTTGCTGTAGTGGTCTTTTTATCTTGCCCACAGCCGGTCACAATTAATGTTGAAAGAATTGTTCCGATTAGAAAATGTTTGCGACTTACTACCATCAGATTATTTAATACCTTCTTTTTTAAGTGTCATGATGAATCGAGTGAATAAGTCCAGAGAGTCCGGGTCCAATTTGTAACGTGGCATACGCCCTTTTGCTATGTATGATTCTGGAGATCTCAACCAGTCCGCAACCCATTCGGCTTGCAGACGGTTACCTGCATTGACCAATGATGGGCCAGATATGCCTCCACGAACTTTTCCTGCAAGGTTCAAGCTTTGATGGCAGGATATACACCCGAATGTTCGTTCAAACTGGTATTTGATTTTTGTGCGCTGACCTTTTGAAAGAGTTTCCTGGTTGACTGATGCGGGTTTTGAAATTTTCAAGCCCATAAGGCTTTCTGCCAGTGCATTGGCATCCACTTCCTGAAAAGACTGATGAGGCGACAAATCGGCACCTTGCAAAAACCCGGGGTCATTAGTGAACCCGGCAGGTCTGATAACCTCGGGGTTTTTCAAGAATTGTTTCAGCCATTCTTTTTGGAACTTGTTGCCCGCATAATGCAGGTCGGGAGCAGAAAAACTGTCTGCAGTTTGTTCAGCACTTAACCGGTGGCAGGAACCGCAGTTTTTATCCTCAAGGGGCCCTGCGCTGGCGTGCTCCAGGAAAAGTAATAAGAATCCAAGAATAAAAAGGTTTTTCATGGCGCTGAGTTAATAGCAGGTTCATCATTTCTATTATCTCCGGTTTCACCATCCTGAAAAAGATCGTATAAAAACTCTATGATTTTCTCTTGCTGAACAGGTTCTGGTGTACCAGGTTCTAACATTTTGGGTTGCTGGGCTTCCGGTTTTTGTTCAATGGTTTCCGTTGGTGTGGTTTCCACAGAGGGTGCTTCCGGAGTAATCTTTACAAACTGGTTTTTGCTCACATCATAATAAAGGTCATCCTTTAATGAGGGTGGTTCCATTTTGTTTTCGCGTGCAAAGTGCCTTGTGTCATAGGGGAACTCATTTCTGGAGAGTAAACGCGGAAAACTCAATTCACGTAAGTTGAGGAAACGTAGCGAACGATATCGGTCTGTTGTTTCCTGCAGGGCAGAAATTTCTTCCGCATTGAGAAATCGAACTTCATCACTTGGGTAAGCAGTTTGCAGAGGTTCTCCACTTTGTGTTATCCCCTGCTTGAGTTGGAACTGCGGCAGGACCTGATTGTTTAAACGCAGTTCTTCAAAAAATGCTGTTGCGTATTTTATATTTTGCCGTAACGGGTCTCCTAACCCCGCAGTAAGTTCATTTTGATGGCAGGATTCACAGCTTCGTACTGTTTTGCGAATTGTATGTGGTGAATGGGCTGTCCAGATCATTCCTGTCCCTTCATCCAGAGTCATCGGTGGCTCGGCACGTTTAGTAGGCAGCCCTAAAGGACTGGTGCGGTCGGTTAGAAAATATTGATAGCGGGGTTTAAGTACCGAATATTTTCCACGATGATTTTTGCCTAATATCAGGTCCGACCACCCGGTCTCTGTAAATACTGTCCACCAATATCCCGGTAGACGATCCCCTGCAATACTATCGGGGCGGGATTTAGCGGACAGCCAGTTGATCATACCCTGAGAATCGTCTCCTGCAAGCATCTCCTGCAAACCCGGGTCTGACAGATTCCAGTCTTTCCATTTTTCTGGTGAAAAGTTATTTTCACGGATGAGATGCATACCCCATTCTCCTGCTGACCACCTGGCATGGCATGCCGAGCATTCCACTTCATCCATATGTTTGGAGACTTGATGCGCGATGGGCGGTTTAAAATCTTTCAGTAGAGGTATTTTGTGTTTCTTGCCGGTTACTTTTGATATTAGAACCCATTGGTCTTTTTCCTTCTTGATATGTGTCATGGGAGAAAAACTGGAATTCACAAGAACTGTATCTCCCACGCGGATTTTTCTTTTCAGGTTGGGATTCAAATTGGTTTTCTTTATTAGTTTCCTGGTCCTGTTATCTGACTCGATCAACAACAATCCTTCAGGTGATTTCGAATGGGTCCCATGGCAGTCAATACAACGTATCTGAACAGCAGAACGCAAAGCTTCCGGTTCAACTTCTGGTTTCATTTCATCACCAATGTGGCAATCGATACAATGCATGCCTTTTTCGCGATGTATATCTGGGACAAGAAACTCATGTTCCTTCCCATATAGAACCGGGTTCTCATCGTTGATGGATTCGGGAACAGAACGAGGCCGGGAAGGTTTGGCAAATAAACCTTCAAACTCTTCACCAACGCCATTATTGTTATGGCAATGTTCACATTGGACACTGGGTATAGAGGTGGTGAATTTATGAAGTAGTGGGTAGCCGCGACGATTGCTCATGGGTCTGCTCGCAAATTTTCGTCCAAACCGGTTTTGCACTTCTTCTTTATCTTGTAAAGCCTGGATTGCCCGGTCATGCGTTAAAGAAATCCCATCGTTTGTGTAGATCATATG belongs to Nitrospinota bacterium and includes:
- a CDS encoding YjgP/YjgQ family permease encodes the protein MMILKKYVLLMFIKVYLLTVSGLIGIYLIIDFFERVDEFMAKNSPITDLVTYYVYKIPFIGGYMAPQAVLLATVITLASLARQNEFTAMKACGISVTGITFPIIGASVVIAFLALANSEYVAPKTNQKTNYIFLHKIRNKQSYRKIPKNDLWLKAKDNSIWSVDTFDIEKSSLHGLIIVMPDDGFGIKQRIDAASAVWSVDKWFFIDGYIRKFNKDGLISTEYFESRSF
- a CDS encoding phosphotransferase, which encodes MEFFNAKSNHEGDLPKGRFDGAYLKSWLEPLVKKPVSRFEFFTLKGDASDRSYFRVNYTLQNSQESSIIVMQLKEPDCEKEPDFNRMQKFLIHQGIPVPEILYYDAKRGLIFLEDGGDVHLEDIARRSPGEIIFWYKKAIELIVTMQTRVTKNMRPYCPAYTLKFDVEKLMWEMDFMIKHYIQGYLKRGLKQDETSKIRTALLTICKPLSEQKQFFVHRDFHSRNLMIRDNNLLLLDFQDARMGPRQYDLASLLKDSYVVLKEETRTELLNYYLELIENEEGEPVSRSHFLSIFDLMSIQRNLKAIGTFAFQYMEHDNERYLEYLPPTLQYVRHTIDSRPDLEPLGNVLKQAIPALN
- a CDS encoding (2Fe-2S) ferredoxin domain-containing protein; translation: MPKPSYHILVCTNSRPPGHPRGSCGENGSNAIFEKIAMGVEQKGLFGKCMVANTGCLGPCGVGPVVIVYPDGVWYQKVQPEDVDEILDSHIAQGKKVDRLEVPDELWG
- a CDS encoding YihA family ribosome biogenesis GTP-binding protein yields the protein MKIISAEFMVGAVSAKQYPKGGYPEFAFVGRSNVGKSSLIKSLLNRKKMVRVSSSPGKTREINFFNINDTMMFVDLPGYGFARVTPALQKKWKVMIDEYLTRRENLTAVIFIVDIRRKPTELDLTLKEWLEDLDRNYILVITKADKLSSSERSKQVKIIKSAFMGKNALDFTIYSSTKHTGRKELWAQLQRLARDEKTPFPEKERGL
- a CDS encoding cytochrome c → MVVSRKHFLIGTILSTLIVTGCGQDKKTTTANKPPTQQQATEVIPQTPQHESAQVTNETRQTYQWYCAQCHGVKGKGNGINAKFLTVPPRNHTKAEYLETRTDEQLYEAIKFGGLSVGRAPCMPAWGHTLDEGTIHSLVRYIRELCQCEAL